The proteins below come from a single Gordonia sp. X0973 genomic window:
- a CDS encoding ferredoxin--NADP reductase, with translation MTIEPTVATDEGATPRPPVSHAHDLRVVEVVAETADAMSIVFDVPESATAAFRYLPGQFLTIDIPTDRAGGAARSYSLSSSPHFETDLVITVKRTVGGYASNWLCDNIRPGSTLRVLTPAGRFTPPSLDDDVLLIGAGSGITPLMSIAKSVLIGGTGTVYLLYANRDRASTIFGRELTAMAAEFPTRFAVEHWFADERGLPTVDGLAAAVAPFASYDAFLCGPAPFMAAASSALTRVDVPPSHIHVEKYRSLDGNPFAGAVIVPTADGETSAHATVAIDGQLVELEWPRQTKLLDLLLANGYDAPYSCREGECSSCACTVRRGEVRMLRNETLVDADLRAGLTLACQAVPISDEVDIAFDQ, from the coding sequence ATGACAATCGAACCGACGGTGGCCACCGACGAGGGCGCCACGCCCCGCCCACCCGTCAGCCACGCCCATGACCTCCGCGTCGTCGAGGTCGTCGCCGAGACCGCCGACGCCATGTCGATCGTGTTCGACGTGCCCGAGTCCGCGACCGCGGCGTTCCGCTATCTCCCCGGCCAATTCCTGACGATCGACATCCCCACCGACCGGGCCGGCGGTGCGGCGCGCAGTTACTCGCTGTCGAGTTCACCGCATTTCGAGACCGACCTCGTCATCACCGTGAAACGCACCGTCGGCGGCTACGCGTCGAATTGGCTGTGCGACAACATCCGCCCCGGTTCGACCCTGCGGGTGCTCACCCCGGCCGGTCGGTTCACCCCGCCCTCGCTCGATGACGACGTGCTGTTGATCGGCGCGGGCAGCGGGATCACGCCGTTGATGTCGATCGCGAAGTCGGTGCTGATCGGCGGCACCGGCACCGTCTACCTGCTGTATGCGAACCGCGACCGGGCGTCGACGATCTTCGGCCGGGAGCTGACCGCGATGGCCGCCGAATTCCCCACGCGGTTCGCGGTCGAGCACTGGTTCGCCGACGAGCGCGGACTCCCGACCGTCGACGGCCTCGCCGCGGCGGTCGCCCCCTTCGCCTCCTATGACGCCTTCCTATGCGGACCGGCACCCTTCATGGCGGCTGCGAGCAGCGCCCTGACCCGGGTCGACGTGCCGCCGTCGCATATCCACGTCGAGAAGTATCGATCGCTCGACGGCAACCCCTTCGCCGGCGCGGTCATCGTCCCGACGGCCGACGGGGAGACGAGTGCGCACGCGACGGTCGCCATCGACGGGCAACTCGTCGAACTGGAGTGGCCGCGGCAGACCAAGCTCCTCGACCTCCTGCTGGCGAACGGCTACGACGCCCCGTACTCCTGCCGCGAGGGCGAATGCAGTTCCTGCGCGTGCACGGTGCGGCGCGGCGAGGTGCGGATGCTGCGGAACGAGACCCTCGTCGACGCGGATCTACGGGCGGGACTGACGCTGGCCTGCCAGGCGGTACCGATCTCCGATGAGGTCGACATCGCGTTTGACCAGTAA
- a CDS encoding diiron oxygenase, whose product MNTEFYAPTTTDGAAITRRRSIVDRQATAQRFLFEAAEDVFDGDLDIDWDAPPVAGRRWLPDQMVTLFGTPSWSAMEPEKRADLARRELVDLLTVAVYAETVLSMLTFRDAAEERAFADDRTRWQLKCIDTRARNISMFGRLIDITDVRPYLRPKLAKRLERYTLLLPAGATTATVNLLLESALQGLAELISADPDLQPHVAQIMEIQLGTGRRHVQYAREELTRVVASRGAARRAGASIAGAAVVSLIGRLMVNPAVYRDLGLAAHLTAQQARSGPARRRRMDAAFADAVRFAADAGLFRDRTSRAILRRNHLAPTRMTDVRS is encoded by the coding sequence ATGAACACCGAGTTCTACGCACCGACGACCACCGACGGCGCCGCGATCACCCGACGCCGCTCCATCGTCGATCGGCAGGCCACGGCTCAACGGTTCCTCTTCGAGGCGGCCGAGGACGTCTTCGACGGCGACCTCGACATCGACTGGGACGCGCCGCCGGTCGCCGGACGCAGATGGCTGCCCGACCAGATGGTCACCCTCTTCGGCACGCCCTCCTGGTCCGCGATGGAACCGGAGAAGCGCGCCGACCTCGCCCGCCGCGAACTCGTCGACCTGCTGACCGTCGCCGTCTACGCCGAGACCGTCCTCTCGATGCTGACCTTCCGCGACGCCGCCGAGGAACGCGCCTTCGCCGACGACCGGACGCGCTGGCAGCTCAAGTGCATCGACACCCGGGCGCGCAATATCAGCATGTTCGGCCGCTTGATCGACATCACCGATGTCCGGCCATACCTCCGCCCGAAACTCGCCAAACGACTGGAGCGGTACACGCTGCTCCTGCCCGCCGGCGCGACGACGGCGACGGTGAACCTGCTGCTGGAGTCGGCGCTCCAGGGCTTGGCCGAGTTGATCTCCGCCGATCCCGACCTTCAGCCCCACGTCGCGCAGATCATGGAAATCCAGCTGGGCACCGGTCGACGCCACGTGCAGTACGCGCGCGAAGAGCTGACCAGGGTCGTGGCGTCGCGCGGTGCAGCGCGACGGGCCGGCGCCTCGATCGCCGGCGCCGCCGTCGTGTCGCTCATCGGTCGGCTGATGGTCAACCCGGCCGTCTATCGCGACCTCGGGTTGGCGGCACACCTGACGGCGCAGCAGGCGCGAAGCGGTCCGGCGCGCCGACGGCGAATGGATGCGGCCTTTGCCGACGCGGTGCGGTTCGCCGCCGACGCGGGCCTGTTCCGCGACCGGACGAGCAGGGCGATCCTGCGCCGCAACCACCTCGCACCGACCCGGATGACCGATGTTCGATCTTGA
- a CDS encoding diiron oxygenase: MTVTDSTAAEAAGGSSGVPRFYKGAVSTTDINVGDRQKTAQRLLRSTADRSYDGELDIDWDAALVDGAPWVPYHRVTLFGSTHWDGLTDEQKQQLSMHEAVAVLSYGIFAEIGLSLNLMRSVLRNPGFVDDHIRYALAEVAEETRHSTMFGRLINKSGLRPYRRPKAVMKILRLVGFVPMGPSAYAGTLLIEEVLDRLQREGMMDETVQPHFRQLMKIHVLEEARHITYAREEMVRSIAARGPISNAAHRLAFALMVNFVQEEIIHPNVYKSVGMRPMKGMLAARRSPQHSATAQFMAGPLLDFAYDAGMIKGAVTTRLYRMTGALSPELRAKIEADRR; the protein is encoded by the coding sequence ATGACCGTAACGGATTCCACCGCCGCAGAGGCTGCGGGTGGCTCGTCGGGGGTCCCGCGCTTCTACAAGGGAGCGGTCAGCACCACCGACATCAACGTCGGCGATCGACAGAAGACCGCCCAGCGCCTCCTCCGCTCCACGGCCGATCGGTCATATGACGGCGAACTCGACATCGACTGGGATGCCGCCCTCGTCGACGGCGCGCCCTGGGTCCCCTATCACCGCGTGACACTGTTCGGCTCCACGCACTGGGACGGGCTGACCGACGAGCAGAAGCAGCAACTCTCGATGCACGAGGCCGTCGCCGTCCTCTCCTACGGCATCTTCGCCGAGATCGGCCTCTCGCTGAACCTGATGCGCAGCGTGTTGCGCAATCCCGGTTTCGTCGACGACCACATCCGCTACGCACTGGCCGAAGTGGCCGAGGAGACCCGCCATTCGACGATGTTCGGGCGGCTGATCAACAAGTCCGGCCTTCGCCCGTACCGGCGACCGAAGGCGGTCATGAAGATCCTGCGCCTGGTCGGGTTCGTCCCGATGGGCCCGTCGGCCTATGCGGGCACTCTGCTGATCGAAGAGGTGCTCGACCGACTGCAGCGCGAGGGGATGATGGACGAGACGGTCCAGCCCCACTTCCGCCAGCTGATGAAGATCCACGTCCTGGAAGAGGCCCGCCACATCACCTACGCCCGCGAGGAAATGGTGCGCTCCATCGCCGCGCGCGGACCGATCTCCAACGCCGCCCACCGGCTCGCATTCGCGCTCATGGTGAATTTCGTGCAGGAGGAGATCATCCACCCGAACGTCTACAAGTCGGTCGGGATGCGCCCCATGAAGGGAATGCTCGCGGCCCGACGCTCCCCCCAACACAGCGCGACCGCGCAGTTCATGGCCGGGCCGCTGCTGGACTTCGCCTACGACGCCGGGATGATCAAGGGCGCCGTCACCACCCGGCTCTATCGGATGACCGGCGCGCTCTCACCCGAGCTGCGCGCCAAGATCGAGGCCGACCGCCGCTGA
- a CDS encoding thiolase domain-containing protein, whose protein sequence is MSSPDLPRIAVVGFAHSRNVAHTTGTTNGVEMLIPCFDKLYSELGITRSDIDFWCSGSSDYLAGRAFSFISAIDSIGAVPPINESHVEMDGAWALYEGWVKIATGEVDTALAYGFGKASAGNSDLTLALQTDPYTVAPLWPSAYGLAGLQARAGLDAGTWTEADMAGVASRFTGKPVDELLAADYVADPLRAHDIAPYADSAAAVILATEERARELVENPAFITGWDHRIDSPNFGDRDLTVSPSTKLAGDTAFGDRPRDVDVAEIHAPYTHQELIVRSALGLPDTTRINPSGGVMGGNALFSAGLQRIGYAAHSILTGDAQTALAHATSGPLLQQNMVVTLEGNS, encoded by the coding sequence ATGAGCAGTCCTGACCTGCCTCGCATCGCGGTTGTCGGCTTCGCCCACAGCCGCAACGTCGCACACACCACCGGCACCACCAACGGCGTCGAGATGCTGATCCCCTGCTTCGACAAGCTCTACTCCGAACTCGGCATCACCCGCTCCGACATCGACTTCTGGTGCAGCGGATCATCGGATTACCTTGCCGGACGGGCATTCTCGTTCATCTCGGCCATCGACTCGATCGGCGCGGTGCCGCCGATCAACGAGTCGCACGTCGAGATGGACGGCGCCTGGGCCCTCTACGAGGGGTGGGTGAAGATTGCCACCGGCGAAGTCGACACCGCCCTGGCCTACGGCTTCGGCAAGGCGTCGGCGGGCAACAGCGATCTGACGCTGGCACTGCAAACCGACCCGTACACCGTCGCGCCGCTGTGGCCCAGCGCCTACGGTCTGGCCGGGCTGCAGGCCCGCGCCGGACTCGACGCCGGCACCTGGACCGAGGCCGACATGGCCGGCGTCGCGTCGCGGTTCACCGGCAAGCCCGTCGACGAGCTGCTCGCCGCCGACTACGTCGCCGACCCGCTGCGCGCCCACGACATCGCGCCCTACGCCGACTCGGCCGCCGCGGTCATCCTCGCCACCGAGGAACGGGCCCGCGAACTCGTCGAGAATCCGGCCTTCATCACCGGCTGGGACCACCGGATCGACTCCCCGAACTTCGGCGACCGCGATCTGACCGTCTCACCGTCGACGAAACTGGCCGGCGACACCGCTTTCGGCGACCGGCCGCGCGACGTCGACGTGGCCGAGATCCACGCGCCCTACACCCACCAGGAGCTGATCGTCCGCTCCGCGCTGGGCCTGCCGGATACGACGCGGATCAATCCCTCCGGCGGGGTGATGGGCGGCAACGCCCTGTTCTCCGCGGGGCTGCAGCGGATCGGCTACGCGGCGCACTCGATCCTGACCGGCGACGCGCAGACCGCACTCGCCCACGCGACGAGCGGACCGCTGCTGCAACAGAACATGGTCGTCACGCTGGAAGGGAATTCCTAA
- a CDS encoding Zn-ribbon domain-containing OB-fold protein, translating into MSTSPITSPVAEVPEPTTTILSAPLSNSFDYTRSLGSVLSPFALALREGRILGSKGSDGRVSVPPVEFDPTTGAPTTELVEVATVGTVTAWSWEPDPQPAHPLDKPFAWALIKLDGADTALMHVIDADSPSQLSTGARVAAVWRPARTGVVTDIAHFTLADAGHPATANTADVETPADGNVVITTPYAATIEHAATEEESWYLEGLKNGKLLGGRVATGEVYFPPRQASPADGSRTAERVEVSDHGTVTTFCIVNVPFLGQQIKPPYVAAYVLLDGSDIPFLHLILDCPAEDVRMGMRVKAVWRPQEEWGHTLRNISHFAPSGEPDADFASYRDHL; encoded by the coding sequence GTGAGTACATCGCCGATCACCAGCCCCGTCGCGGAGGTGCCCGAACCCACCACGACGATCCTGTCCGCGCCGCTGTCCAACAGCTTCGACTACACCCGTTCGCTCGGGTCGGTGCTGTCGCCCTTCGCCCTCGCGCTGCGCGAGGGGCGCATCCTCGGCTCGAAGGGCAGCGACGGCCGCGTCAGCGTCCCGCCGGTCGAATTCGACCCGACGACCGGCGCCCCGACGACCGAACTCGTCGAGGTCGCGACCGTCGGCACCGTCACCGCGTGGTCGTGGGAGCCCGATCCCCAACCCGCCCACCCGCTGGACAAGCCGTTCGCGTGGGCGCTGATCAAACTCGACGGCGCCGACACCGCCCTGATGCACGTCATCGACGCCGACTCCCCGTCGCAGCTGTCCACCGGCGCCCGCGTCGCCGCCGTGTGGCGGCCCGCCCGCACCGGCGTCGTCACCGACATCGCCCACTTCACACTTGCCGACGCCGGGCACCCGGCAACGGCGAACACCGCCGACGTCGAGACCCCCGCCGACGGCAACGTCGTCATCACCACCCCGTACGCGGCGACCATCGAGCACGCGGCCACCGAAGAGGAGTCCTGGTACCTCGAGGGCCTCAAGAACGGCAAGCTGCTCGGCGGCCGGGTCGCCACCGGCGAGGTGTACTTCCCGCCGCGGCAGGCCAGCCCGGCCGACGGCTCGCGCACCGCCGAGCGCGTCGAGGTCTCCGACCACGGCACCGTCACGACCTTCTGCATCGTCAACGTCCCGTTCCTCGGCCAGCAGATCAAGCCGCCCTATGTCGCGGCCTACGTGCTGCTCGACGGTTCGGACATCCCGTTCCTGCACCTGATCCTGGACTGCCCCGCCGAAGACGTCCGCATGGGTATGCGCGTCAAGGCGGTGTGGCGGCCGCAGGAGGAATGGGGCCACACGCTGCGCAACATCAGCCACTTCGCGCCCAGCGGCGAGCCCGACGCCGACTTCGCGTCGTACCGAGACCACCTGTAG